The following proteins are encoded in a genomic region of Rattus rattus isolate New Zealand chromosome 2, Rrattus_CSIRO_v1, whole genome shotgun sequence:
- the LOC116893505 gene encoding igE-binding protein-like: MGNSHSLVTALQTVLKGRGLKVSPKTLERFVSEVDRCAPWFVCSGSLTLPSWQKLKGDLDREQQSGPRAIRQMFPVFQQAIRQMFPVFEDDGVRSHQPLEHKQVKELAESVRAYGVTANFTMSHVERLASIAMTPADWQSVTKACLLSMGQYIEWKELWHDACQAQAHANAAAGQPAWTFDMLTGQGQWANKQTAFPLEVYGQIATSAVKAWKALTNRGEVSGNLTKVIQGPSEPFSDFMACMMEAAGRIFGDQDQAMPLIEQLVFEQCTKECRNAILPWKSKGLQAWLKACREIGGPLTTNAGLAVAILQGQRRPGLSSRGITCFQCGKPGHMKRECRNQNPGFNPKKVPGLCPKCKKGKHWANECRSVKDITGKPLDVSKNVQQGRPQIYGATSSTVTWARQT, from the exons ATGGGGAATTCGCACTCCTTGGTTACAGCCTTGCAGACTGTTCTTAAAGGACGTGGCTTGAAGGTGTCACCCAAGACGCTCGAAAGATTTGTTAGCGAGGTGGATCGCTGTGCCCCCTGGTTTGTCTGCTCTGGATCTCTCACCCTTCCAAGCTGGCAGAAATTGAAAGGAGACTTAGATCGTGAGCAGCAGAGTGGGCCG CGAGCTATCAGGcaaatgtttcctgtgtttcaGCAAGCTATCAGGcaaatgtttcctgtgtttgaGGACGATGGCGTTCGTTCTCATCAGCCCCTAGAGCACAAGCAAGTTAAGGAACTGGCAGAGTCTGTTCGTGCCTATGGGGTTACTGCTAATTTTACCATGTCACATGTAGAAAGACTAGCAAGCATTGCCATGACTCCAGCAGACTGGCAATCTGTAACAAAGGCCTGTCTCCTTAGCATGGGACAGTATATTGAGTGGAAGGAACTGTGGCATGATGCTTGCCAAGCACAAGCACACGCAAATGCAGCAGCAGGACAACCTGCCTGGACATTTGACATGTTAACTGGACAAGGGCAATGGGCCAATAAACAAACTGCCTTCCCCTTGGAGGTATATGGCCAGATTGCTACTAGTGCTGTCAAGGCATGGAAAGCTCTAACTAACAGAGGAGAGGTGTCCGGGAACCTGACCAAGGTCATCCAAGGACCAAGTGAGCCTTTCTCAGATTTTATGGCCTGCATGATGGAGGCTGCTGGCAGGATTTTTGGAGACCAAGACCAGGCCATGCCCTTAATAGAACAGTTAGTTTTTGAACAATGTACCAAAGAATGCCGCAATGCAATCCTCCCCTGGAAGTCTAAGGGGCTGCAGGCTTGGCTGAAAGCCTGTAGGGAAATAGGAGGACCACTTACCACCAATGCCGGTCTAGCCGTGGCTATATTACAAGGACAAAGGCGGCCTGGCCTCTCTAGTAGAGGCATCACGTGTTTCCAATGTGGAAAGCCTGGTCATATGAAAAGGGAGTGCAGGAATCAGAATCCTGGCTTTAATCCAAAGAAAGTCCCAGGACTGTGTCCAAAGTGTAAGAAAGGGAAGCATTGGGCCAATGAGTGCAGGTCAGTAAAGGACATAACGGGGAAGCCCTTGGATGTGTCAAAAAACGTCCAACAGGGCCGTCCTCAAATATATGGGGCAACCAGCTCCACAGTAACCTGGGCTCGTCAAACTTAA